A genomic stretch from Hemicordylus capensis ecotype Gifberg chromosome 5, rHemCap1.1.pri, whole genome shotgun sequence includes:
- the SLC35B4 gene encoding UDP-xylose and UDP-N-acetylglucosamine transporter has product MHPGLALGLVFSGCCSNVVFLELLVREFPGCGNLVTFAQFLFIAVEGFIFEANFGRKRPAIPIRYYLIMVAMFFTVSVVNNYALNLNVAMPLHMIFRSGSLIANMALGIIILKKRYSIFKYTSIALVSLGIFTCTFMSAKQVTSMSSTGEDEDGVSAFLWWLLGIAALTFALLMSARMGIFQETLYKEFGKHSKEALFYNHALPIPGFLLLAPDIYRHAVFFSQTELFQVPVIGLSLPIMWFYLLMNIITQYVCIRGVFILTTECTSLTVTLVVTLRKFISLIFSILYFRNPFTTWHWTGTILVFVGTLMYTEVWSNLRPLLDSKEKKDGKKQE; this is encoded by the exons ATGCACCCCGGTTTGGCCCTGGGGTTGGTCTTCAGCGGGTGTTGCAGCAACGTGGTTTTCCTGGAGCTCCTGGTCAG GGAATTTCCAGGATGTGGAAACCTTGTCACGTTTGCACAGTTCTTATTCATAGCTGTGGAGGGTTTCATCTTCGAAGCCAACTTTGGAAGGAAACGACCTGCAATCCCAATCAG GTACTACTTGATCATGGTGGCCATGTTCTTCACAGTCAGCGTGGTGAACAACTATGCCCTCAATTTGAATGTAGCGATGCCGCTGCATATGATATTTAGATCG GGATCTTTGATAGCGAACATGGCTCTGGGCATCATTATCTTGAAGAAAAG GTACAGTATCTTCAAATACACGTCCATAGCCCTGGTGTCTTTGGGGATCTTCACCTGCACCTTCATGTCTGCAAAACAAGTG ACGTCCATGTCGAGCACAGGTGAAGATGAAGATGGTGTCTCTGCTTTCCTTTGGTGGCTGCTAG GTATTGCTGCACTGACCTTCGCCCTCCTCATGTCAGCTCGGATGGGGATTTTCCAGGAGACCCTCTATAAAGAATTTGGCAAGCACTCCAAGGAAGCCCTCTTCTACAAT CACGCACTCCCCATCCCTGGCTTcctgctgctggctcctgatatCTACAGGCATGCAGTGTTCTTCAGCCAGACTG AACTATTCCAAGTCCCTGTGATTGGACTGAGCTTGCCCATAATGTGGTTCTACCTCCTCATGAACATTATAACTCA ATATGTGTGCATCCGAGGCGTCTTCATCCTGACCACAGAGTGCACATCACTGACAGTCACTTTGGTGGTGACATTGCGGAAATTCATCAGCCTTATCTTCTCCATTCTGTACTTCAGGAACCCCTTCACCACCTGGCACTGGACAGGCACCATTTTGGTCTTTGTGGGGACTCTGATGTACACAGAAGTTTGGAGCAACTTGAGGCCTCTGCTGGACtcgaaagaaaagaaagatgggaAGAAGCAGGAGTGA